One window of Myripristis murdjan chromosome 8, fMyrMur1.1, whole genome shotgun sequence genomic DNA carries:
- the atp5pd gene encoding ATP synthase peripheral stalk subunit d, mitochondrial: MAGRRAALKAVDWVAFAERVPPNQRSMFNNLKTRTDAISAKLASLPEKPPAIDWNHYKTVVAKAGMVDEFEKKFSALKVPEPVDTQTSLIDTQEAEANKSATSYIEESKTRVAQYEKELEKLKNMIPFDQMTIEDLNDAFPETKLDKEKHPYWPHKPIAEL; the protein is encoded by the exons ATGGCTGGGCGACGTGCTGCATTGAAGGCTGTCGACTGGGTGGCCTTTGCGGAGAGGGTGCCACCCAACCAGAGGAGCATGTTCAACAACCTCAAGACTCGCACCGACGCCATCTCTGCAAA gcttgCTTCTCTGCCAGAGAAGCCTCCTGCCATCGACTGGAACCACTACAAGACTGTTGTGGCTAAAGCAGGCATGGTGGATGAGTTTGAAAAGAAG ttCAGTGCCCTGAAGGTGCCAGAGCCGGTTGACACTCAGACGAGCCTTATCGATACCCAGGAGGCAGAAGCA aacAAATCAGCAACATCCTACATCGAGGAATCCAAAACTCGTGTTGCCCAGTATGAAAAAGAG CTGGAGAAATTAAAGAACATGATTCCCTTCGACCAGATGACCATCGAGGACCTAAATGACGCTTTCCCAGAGACAAAGTTGGACAAGGAGAAACATCCATACTGGCCACACAAGCCCATTGCTGAATTGTAA